A genomic segment from Enoplosus armatus isolate fEnoArm2 chromosome 12, fEnoArm2.hap1, whole genome shotgun sequence encodes:
- the msmb gene encoding beta-microseminoprotein codes for MASLHVFGCLLGLVVLCHSHCFFQELVIKDLKSLPKGCVDEDGKHHDFGSEWVSDCMDCSCTMEGLSCCSRLPWIEEHMKNTCTDELICELVVNKEACSVKVVQKSDKTKECNPI; via the exons ATG GCTTCTCTCCATGTGTTTGGTTGTCTGCTTGGACTGGTTGTCCTGTGTCACTCTCACTGCTTCTTCCAGGAGTTGGTGATCAAAGATTTGAAAAGCCTTCCAAAAG GGTGTGTGGATGAGGATGGAAAGCATCATGATTTTGGCTCTGAATGGGTGAGTGACTGCATGGACTGCTCTTGTACGATGGAGGGCTTGAGCTGCTGTAGCAG ATTGCCGTGGATTGAAGAACACATGAAGAACACATGCACTGATGAACTGATC TGTGAGCTGGTTGTCAATAAGGAGGCCTGCTCTGTCAAGGTGGTGCAGAAGTCAGACAAGACAAAAGAGTGTAACCCTATCTGA